The following are from one region of the Solidesulfovibrio fructosivorans JJ] genome:
- a CDS encoding SDR family oxidoreductase, protein MTLDRAYIIGGDSQIGRAIGAALRACEVPCRVTTRRERPLQEGEDFLDLAAETFAWQPREQGGPDAVAFVCAGATSLEFCRTNPEASRRINVDQTMILVRTLAASGYRPILFSTNMVFDGTAVLPTPQTPTCPLSEYGRQKRDVERLVQDQIPGALILRLGKVLLPDMPLFVRWLEQWRRGELVRAFEDLFLAPLPLAALLDVTLRLAAKGVAGVWHLCPAEQCSYVDAARWLAARAGCDMALVEPDTAARAGIVPEHRPRYVALDSAATEAFCGLRLPTPQEALGTIRCDHR, encoded by the coding sequence ATGACGCTTGACCGGGCATATATTATTGGCGGCGACAGCCAGATCGGGCGGGCGATTGGCGCAGCGTTGCGGGCGTGCGAGGTTCCCTGTCGCGTCACGACCCGACGCGAGCGGCCCCTTCAAGAGGGGGAGGATTTCCTCGATCTGGCCGCGGAGACCTTCGCGTGGCAGCCACGCGAACAGGGGGGACCGGACGCGGTCGCGTTTGTCTGTGCCGGCGCGACCTCTCTGGAATTTTGCCGGACCAACCCCGAAGCCTCCCGCCGCATCAACGTGGACCAAACCATGATCCTGGTCCGGACACTGGCGGCCTCAGGCTATCGTCCTATCCTTTTTTCCACCAACATGGTCTTTGACGGCACCGCGGTCCTGCCGACCCCTCAAACCCCCACTTGTCCTCTGTCGGAATACGGGCGGCAAAAACGCGATGTGGAACGGCTTGTCCAGGATCAGATTCCCGGGGCGCTTATCCTCCGGCTTGGCAAGGTCCTTCTCCCGGACATGCCGCTTTTTGTCCGCTGGCTGGAGCAATGGCGCCGGGGAGAGCTCGTGCGGGCCTTTGAGGACCTCTTTCTCGCGCCGTTACCGCTTGCGGCCCTCCTGGATGTCACGCTCAGGCTGGCGGCGAAAGGCGTGGCGGGGGTTTGGCACCTGTGTCCCGCCGAACAATGTTCCTATGTGGACGCGGCCCGGTGGCTGGCCGCGCGCGCCGGATGCGACATGGCCCTGGTGGAGCCGGACACGGCGGCCCGGGCGGGCATCGTACCCGAACATCGGCCACGATACGTAGCCCTGGACAGCGCAGCGACCGAAGCCTTCTGCGGCCTGCGTCTTCCCACTCCACAGGAGGCCCTAGGAACAATACGCTGTGACCACCGCTGA
- a CDS encoding radical SAM/SPASM domain-containing protein, producing the protein MSGIVLPSFPPYFMLETTRLCNAKCVHCPNKGIEKTTPFLSDALFEKIAMELGHHSQEITQVAIFINGEPLLDKKLPERIQRLKELGVPRVIFSTNGSLLDETAARRILEAGLDDLDITLNSMDAAKYEAIRVGLKHAVVVANIHNFLRLRDAIRPTCTVRVRTEAHPLLTKEDIDTWLAYWRRHVGPNDSVYAKKMHNWGNQMPEAVESSSQTSAPCPILWSTFNISTNGDVGICCLDYRPNHLLGNVGENTIEEIWHGEAYAAIREKHAIGRRDAVPMCRNCSIWDDDQKIF; encoded by the coding sequence ATGTCAGGAATCGTTCTTCCTTCCTTCCCGCCGTACTTCATGCTGGAGACAACACGGCTTTGCAACGCCAAGTGCGTGCACTGTCCCAACAAAGGCATCGAAAAAACGACGCCGTTTTTAAGCGACGCCCTTTTCGAAAAAATCGCCATGGAACTTGGGCATCACAGCCAGGAAATCACCCAGGTGGCGATTTTTATAAACGGTGAACCGTTGTTGGACAAAAAATTACCGGAGCGCATCCAACGGCTCAAGGAGCTTGGCGTGCCCCGGGTGATCTTTAGCACCAACGGCTCTCTGCTGGACGAGACCGCGGCCCGCCGCATCCTCGAAGCCGGTCTTGACGATCTCGACATCACCCTCAACAGTATGGACGCGGCCAAATATGAGGCCATCCGTGTGGGACTCAAGCATGCGGTGGTGGTGGCCAATATCCACAACTTCCTGCGCCTGCGCGACGCCATTCGTCCCACATGTACGGTCCGTGTGCGCACCGAGGCCCACCCGCTCCTGACCAAGGAAGACATCGATACCTGGTTGGCCTACTGGCGGCGTCATGTGGGTCCAAACGACAGCGTCTACGCTAAAAAAATGCACAACTGGGGCAATCAAATGCCTGAGGCGGTGGAATCTTCCAGCCAGACCAGCGCGCCCTGCCCCATTCTCTGGAGCACGTTTAACATCAGCACCAATGGCGACGTCGGTATTTGCTGCCTGGACTACCGCCCCAACCATCTGCTTGGCAATGTGGGCGAAAACACCATCGAAGAGATCTGGCACGGCGAGGCCTACGCCGCGATACGGGAAAAACACGCCATCGGCCGCCGGGACGCCGTGCCCATGTGCCGCAACTGCTCCATTTGGGATGATGATCAAAAGATTTTTTAG
- a CDS encoding class I SAM-dependent methyltransferase yields MPYKDFLTDLHTSTKRDYLKRMTEYPKAESITVAKRFDKDFWDGDRRFGYGGYRYDGRWRSVAENIAAYYGLKAGSRVLDVGCGKAFLLYELTQAVPGLDVAGIDISQYALDTAKEEIRDCLQVADANSLPFEDNSFDLVISLNTLHNLFCPDLYKALKEMERVSRKDKYLVVESYRNEQEKVNLMCWVLTGECFFAPHEWEWWMQLTGYTGDYSFIYFE; encoded by the coding sequence ATGCCCTACAAAGATTTTCTGACCGATTTGCATACCAGCACCAAGCGTGATTACCTGAAGCGCATGACTGAATATCCCAAAGCGGAGTCCATTACCGTGGCCAAGCGGTTTGACAAGGACTTTTGGGACGGCGATCGGCGTTTTGGCTATGGCGGCTACCGCTATGACGGCCGCTGGCGATCCGTGGCGGAAAATATTGCTGCTTACTACGGGCTCAAGGCGGGGAGCCGGGTGCTCGACGTCGGCTGCGGCAAGGCGTTTTTGCTCTATGAGCTGACCCAGGCCGTGCCCGGACTGGACGTGGCCGGAATCGATATATCTCAGTACGCCTTGGACACGGCCAAGGAAGAAATCCGGGATTGCCTCCAGGTGGCCGACGCCAACAGCCTGCCGTTTGAGGATAACAGCTTCGATCTCGTGATTTCCCTTAACACCTTGCACAACCTCTTCTGTCCCGATCTGTATAAGGCGTTAAAGGAAATGGAGCGCGTTAGCCGCAAGGACAAATACCTGGTGGTCGAGTCCTACCGCAATGAGCAGGAAAAAGTGAATCTCATGTGCTGGGTGCTGACCGGAGAGTGCTTTTTCGCGCCGCACGAATGGGAGTGGTGGATGCAGCTGACGGGCTATACCGGCGACTACTCGTTTATTTATTTTGAATAA
- a CDS encoding radical SAM protein, with translation MISDEYSPYKIVHHQDRLDMLRQGRQPPPLQMHLELTSHCNQNCIYCCFRSQAHGFHTAPLNVTVPTAKILETLASARDLGVKALQLAGPGEPTLHQDFRTIITTAKEYGLEIGLITNGSMLRRHSDILSDIAWVRVSMDAANAAAHAKIHSCGEHVFGEIVAGIQELVARKGPAIVGVAWLVLQENVDSVYEGCRFYRQLGVNNIRYSSLVADVDDPSYRELCRQGHAQAKQGKTDFETEDFLVFNSIETRANMIQEALLDEFCPFKELSCHVAVDQNVYMCCTNAYSAAGKVGTIQDKTFAQLWNSPEKQRLFSRHSPRRMCPSSCWFKEKNAFINYCLKSNPQHVNFIG, from the coding sequence ATGATCTCTGACGAATACAGTCCCTATAAGATCGTCCACCACCAGGACCGCCTGGACATGTTACGCCAGGGCCGGCAGCCGCCCCCATTGCAGATGCACCTGGAACTGACGTCCCATTGCAACCAGAACTGCATCTATTGCTGCTTTCGCAGCCAGGCACATGGCTTCCATACCGCGCCTCTCAACGTGACCGTCCCTACGGCCAAAATTCTCGAGACGCTGGCCAGCGCCCGCGATCTGGGTGTCAAGGCCCTCCAGCTCGCCGGTCCCGGTGAGCCGACCTTGCATCAGGATTTTCGCACCATCATCACCACGGCAAAGGAATACGGCCTGGAGATCGGACTGATCACCAACGGCAGCATGTTGCGTCGCCATAGCGACATTCTCTCCGACATTGCCTGGGTGCGGGTCAGCATGGATGCCGCCAACGCCGCTGCACACGCAAAGATACATTCCTGTGGCGAACACGTATTTGGAGAGATCGTCGCCGGCATCCAGGAGTTGGTGGCCCGCAAGGGTCCCGCCATCGTAGGGGTTGCCTGGTTGGTCCTCCAGGAAAACGTCGACAGTGTCTACGAGGGGTGCCGTTTCTACCGCCAGCTTGGCGTCAACAACATTCGCTATTCATCGCTGGTCGCTGACGTGGACGACCCGAGCTATCGGGAACTCTGCCGCCAAGGCCATGCCCAGGCCAAACAGGGGAAGACGGATTTCGAAACCGAAGACTTTTTGGTCTTCAATTCCATCGAGACCAGGGCCAACATGATTCAGGAAGCCTTGCTCGACGAATTTTGTCCCTTCAAAGAGCTGTCCTGCCACGTGGCCGTGGATCAAAATGTCTACATGTGCTGCACCAATGCCTACAGCGCGGCTGGAAAAGTCGGCACCATTCAGGACAAAACCTTTGCCCAGTTGTGGAACAGCCCGGAGAAACAGCGTCTTTTCTCCCGTCATTCCCCAAGACGCATGTGCCCGTCATCCTGTTGGTTCAAGGAAAAAAACGCCTTCATCAACTATTGCCTAAAATCCAATCCCCAGCACGTAAATTTTATCGGGTGA
- a CDS encoding HAD family hydrolase has product MILGVDLDNTLCCYDGVFYAAAVASGLISPQTPPDKRAVREALLAADREEDWTRLQGEVYGPGMAQAKPFPGAKDCLAALTAQGVSVHVVSHRTRHPHRGPQYDLHAAALRWLEVNGFFDPAVLSREAVFLETSAADKVARIAALGCSHFIDDLPRIFTHPGFPQGVVRILLGEVAGDDWRRFSSWWDMALFLQGELS; this is encoded by the coding sequence GTGATCCTGGGCGTCGACCTGGACAACACCCTGTGCTGCTATGACGGGGTATTTTACGCGGCGGCGGTCGCTTCAGGACTTATTTCGCCGCAAACCCCTCCGGACAAGCGCGCGGTGCGTGAGGCTCTCCTGGCAGCCGACCGGGAAGAGGATTGGACCCGGTTACAGGGTGAGGTCTATGGTCCCGGCATGGCACAGGCCAAACCCTTTCCCGGGGCGAAGGACTGCCTGGCGGCACTTACGGCCCAGGGCGTCTCCGTACACGTGGTCAGCCACCGCACCAGGCACCCGCATCGCGGCCCCCAATATGATTTGCATGCGGCAGCGCTGCGTTGGCTTGAAGTCAACGGATTTTTTGATCCGGCGGTACTTTCGCGCGAGGCGGTGTTTCTGGAAACGTCGGCCGCCGACAAGGTGGCCCGCATCGCGGCGCTGGGTTGCAGCCACTTTATTGACGACCTTCCCCGCATATTTACGCATCCGGGCTTCCCGCAAGGCGTGGTGCGCATTCTGCTTGGTGAGGTCGCGGGGGATGATTGGCGTCGATTTTCTTCGTGGTGGGATATGGCTCTTTTTTTGCAAGGAGAACTGTCATGA
- a CDS encoding transketolase family protein, producing the protein MRNAFADEMLALARQDSRVTLLSGDIGNRMFDTFKANFPDRFYNCGIAEANMTGVAAGMALCGLRPVTYTIAAFNTARCLEQIRVDICYQHLPVVIVGTGGGLSYANLGPTHHALEDVAWMRSLPGMTVVCAGDPVETRLALRAALAHDGPVYLRVGKKGEPCVHQTLPDFALGRCLPLRQGDDVYLLAVGSLLPEVLRAAELLEQKGIHAGVASMPTVKPLDTAFLARLAETVPLVAVVEEHGPFGGAFEAVAAFFASRGGRMPRLARFGTPDTFLCAAGGQQWYRQRLGLDAAGMATHLLTIMGEPL; encoded by the coding sequence ATGAGAAACGCCTTTGCCGACGAGATGCTGGCGCTAGCCCGGCAGGACTCCCGCGTGACACTCTTGTCTGGAGACATCGGGAACCGGATGTTCGACACGTTCAAGGCAAACTTCCCCGATCGCTTCTATAATTGCGGCATAGCCGAAGCCAACATGACCGGTGTGGCGGCGGGCATGGCGCTTTGTGGCCTGCGTCCCGTCACCTATACCATCGCCGCCTTCAATACCGCCCGCTGCCTTGAACAGATCCGGGTGGACATCTGCTATCAACATCTGCCCGTTGTCATCGTGGGCACGGGCGGCGGCCTTTCCTATGCCAACCTCGGCCCCACACACCATGCCCTGGAAGATGTCGCCTGGATGCGCTCCTTGCCGGGGATGACGGTGGTCTGCGCCGGGGATCCGGTGGAAACCCGGCTGGCTCTTCGCGCGGCGTTGGCCCATGACGGCCCCGTGTATCTGCGTGTCGGGAAAAAAGGGGAACCCTGCGTGCATCAAACCCTGCCGGATTTCGCTTTGGGACGCTGTTTGCCACTCCGCCAAGGCGATGATGTGTACCTGCTGGCGGTGGGGTCGCTTTTGCCTGAAGTCCTGCGGGCGGCGGAACTGCTTGAGCAAAAAGGAATCCATGCGGGCGTGGCCAGCATGCCCACGGTCAAGCCCCTGGATACGGCATTTCTGGCCCGACTGGCCGAGACCGTCCCGCTTGTGGCCGTGGTGGAGGAGCATGGTCCCTTTGGTGGAGCCTTCGAGGCCGTGGCGGCATTTTTCGCGTCCCGGGGGGGACGAATGCCGCGACTGGCGCGCTTTGGCACACCGGATACTTTCTTGTGCGCCGCCGGTGGACAACAATGGTACCGGCAGCGCCTAGGCCTGGACGCGGCGGGAATGGCCACGCATTTACTGACGATTATGGGAGAACCTTTGTGA
- a CDS encoding transketolase, with product MGDDCIFDEDKVTPHALQRIASHVRYDIVALSGKARIAHVGSSLSCVDILVAAYFGGLALSPESCTLGSDRLLLGKGHAAVALYATLARRGYCAYRDLESHLAPGGPLQEHPGPACLPGTVAASGSLGHALPMGVGMALASRQLGTPYRVCVVLGDGECNEGTVWEAVMLAVARQCGNLVAIVDGNGWQGTGRTAEILAAEPLAEKFRAFGWEALDVDGHDVWHLRELLRRGPTHPDRPLVLIARTVKGKGVSFMEDDNNWHYRIPTPEETALAGKELLGQ from the coding sequence ATGGGTGACGATTGTATCTTTGACGAGGACAAGGTGACGCCGCATGCTCTGCAACGCATTGCCAGCCATGTCCGTTACGATATCGTGGCGCTCTCCGGAAAAGCCAGAATCGCGCACGTGGGCTCCTCACTGTCCTGCGTGGATATTCTGGTCGCCGCGTATTTCGGGGGGTTGGCGCTTTCGCCCGAGTCATGCACCCTAGGCAGTGACCGATTGTTGCTCGGCAAGGGGCATGCGGCGGTGGCGTTGTACGCCACTTTGGCCCGGCGCGGGTATTGCGCCTACCGCGATCTGGAATCCCATCTCGCGCCGGGAGGCCCCCTTCAAGAGCATCCCGGCCCTGCCTGTCTGCCCGGAACCGTGGCGGCCTCGGGCTCCTTGGGACATGCCTTGCCCATGGGAGTTGGCATGGCGCTGGCCTCACGGCAGTTGGGAACGCCATATCGTGTATGCGTGGTGCTCGGCGATGGCGAATGCAATGAGGGCACCGTGTGGGAAGCGGTCATGCTGGCCGTCGCCCGGCAGTGCGGCAACCTCGTGGCGATTGTGGACGGCAATGGTTGGCAGGGGACAGGGCGCACCGCCGAAATTCTTGCCGCCGAGCCATTGGCGGAAAAATTCCGGGCTTTCGGCTGGGAAGCTCTGGATGTGGACGGGCACGATGTCTGGCATCTACGGGAACTGTTGCGGCGGGGGCCGACACATCCAGACAGGCCCCTGGTCCTGATCGCTCGTACGGTCAAAGGCAAGGGCGTGTCGTTTATGGAAGACGATAACAACTGGCACTATCGTATCCCCACGCCCGAGGAAACGGCCTTGGCGGGCAAGGAGCTTTTGGGACAATGA
- a CDS encoding B12-binding domain-containing radical SAM protein, which yields MRILLLTSGLTYNSPIVTPPLGLYRIKNYLSGFAIPCDIYDSSLDDIDTFLCRATAGEYDIIGFGTAHISFEQDINVLKRFRDCCGKDVLFVAGGQEATHNHAQVLAAGFDLVALGLGEYVMLEIARALDGYRREGFKAFAGIAGIAYAGAAGIQLQKARRVEHQDIQDLFYDQVLKSDIPYTRYWSDNSTRAEALSFNNSFIPEMVRLYTATRCPSHCGYCSSHRFLRAAQGEQHNGMYLSGRQVAELVVWHHQKYGAKIFLFSDDEFLAWRKRSREFCEEILAAKARGDLHPDVTFHCQARVIDFLSGGGVVDIDLIARLRQAGFTGLSLGVESFSERLLRTPIMNKPGYDKHKALKVIKALLAGGLRPHVFIILCVPDATPEDILDNVRTILTVVELGCSISISPLVYVLPGSPAHDLSGYPVKTTPFVSPVTHQTIPLVQYFIPRDSAVAALAENFQDITERVSNRVLREIGWKQQSVNYLMETQLRCIGIAEFFGDTALAEAFLERLRTGVAEASLQ from the coding sequence ATGCGCATATTGCTCCTTACATCAGGTTTGACGTATAATTCCCCTATCGTCACCCCGCCTCTTGGCTTGTACAGAATCAAAAACTATTTGAGCGGATTTGCCATCCCCTGCGATATCTACGACTCCTCCCTGGATGACATAGATACATTTTTATGCCGTGCCACCGCAGGCGAGTACGACATCATAGGATTTGGCACAGCCCACATCAGTTTCGAACAGGATATCAATGTGCTCAAGCGGTTTCGCGACTGCTGTGGCAAGGATGTTCTGTTCGTGGCCGGTGGGCAGGAAGCTACCCACAACCACGCACAGGTGTTGGCCGCCGGTTTCGATTTGGTGGCGCTTGGACTGGGCGAATACGTCATGCTGGAGATCGCCAGGGCTCTGGATGGATACCGACGGGAGGGTTTCAAGGCGTTTGCCGGGATCGCCGGCATCGCCTACGCCGGCGCTGCGGGAATCCAGCTGCAAAAGGCCCGCCGCGTGGAGCATCAAGATATCCAGGATCTTTTCTACGACCAGGTTCTCAAATCCGACATCCCCTACACGCGCTACTGGTCCGACAACAGCACACGGGCAGAAGCGCTCTCCTTCAACAACAGCTTCATCCCCGAGATGGTACGGCTCTATACCGCGACACGCTGCCCGAGCCATTGCGGCTATTGCAGCTCACACAGATTTTTACGAGCCGCCCAGGGAGAACAGCACAACGGGATGTACTTAAGCGGTCGCCAAGTGGCCGAACTGGTCGTTTGGCACCACCAGAAATACGGCGCTAAAATTTTCCTTTTCAGCGACGACGAATTCTTGGCCTGGCGCAAGCGCAGCCGGGAATTTTGCGAGGAGATCCTCGCGGCCAAGGCCCGTGGCGATCTGCACCCCGACGTCACCTTTCATTGCCAAGCGCGGGTGATCGACTTTCTCAGTGGTGGCGGCGTGGTGGACATAGATCTCATTGCCCGGTTGCGCCAAGCCGGTTTCACGGGGCTCAGCCTTGGTGTGGAATCGTTTTCCGAGCGGTTGCTCCGAACCCCCATTATGAATAAGCCCGGATACGACAAGCACAAAGCGCTGAAGGTAATTAAAGCCCTTCTCGCCGGCGGCCTCCGGCCTCACGTTTTCATCATCCTGTGCGTGCCCGACGCCACACCCGAGGACATCCTCGACAACGTCCGCACCATCCTCACTGTCGTGGAGTTGGGTTGCTCCATCAGCATCTCCCCGCTGGTGTACGTTTTGCCGGGGTCTCCAGCACATGACCTTTCCGGCTATCCCGTTAAGACGACGCCGTTTGTCTCTCCGGTGACGCACCAGACCATTCCCTTGGTGCAATATTTCATTCCCCGGGATTCAGCCGTTGCCGCCTTGGCCGAAAACTTCCAGGACATCACGGAACGCGTTTCTAATCGGGTGCTGCGGGAAATCGGCTGGAAACAACAAAGTGTGAATTATTTGATGGAAACACAGTTACGTTGCATCGGGATCGCGGAATTTTTCGGCGACACAGCCTTGGCCGAAGCATTTTTGGAACGCCTGCGCACCGGCGTCGCTGAAGCCAGTTTGCAATGA
- a CDS encoding SIS domain-containing protein, whose translation MQADKTSFLATYGAYVERLYRTLNALVVTAKDRTLDQDEGFRRWCAMCYDIRLTGKTIYFVGNGASAAMASHMAADFSKNCACRAMAFNDIALMTAISNDINYTECFSVPLMRFANSGDMLVTVSSSGNSPNVISAINAAKNLDLVIVTVSGMSEENLSRKLGDLNFWIPADSYGQAEAGHQALLHCWLDMYVAAYPKE comes from the coding sequence ATGCAGGCGGACAAAACGTCTTTTTTGGCAACCTACGGCGCATACGTCGAACGGCTCTACCGAACCCTAAATGCCCTCGTCGTCACGGCAAAGGACAGGACATTGGATCAGGACGAGGGGTTTCGGCGTTGGTGCGCCATGTGCTATGATATTCGACTCACGGGAAAAACCATCTATTTTGTGGGCAACGGAGCCAGCGCGGCCATGGCTTCCCATATGGCGGCTGATTTCAGCAAAAATTGCGCGTGCCGGGCCATGGCCTTCAACGATATCGCGTTGATGACGGCCATCAGTAATGATATCAATTACACGGAATGTTTCTCTGTCCCTCTCATGCGCTTCGCCAACTCTGGAGATATGCTGGTGACAGTAAGCAGCTCCGGGAATTCTCCCAATGTGATAAGCGCCATCAACGCAGCCAAGAACCTTGATCTCGTCATCGTGACGGTATCCGGCATGAGCGAGGAAAACCTGTCCAGAAAGCTGGGGGATTTGAATTTCTGGATTCCAGCGGATTCGTACGGTCAGGCCGAGGCCGGGCATCAGGCGCTCTTACATTGTTGGCTTGATATGTATGTGGCGGCCTATCCCAAGGAATAA
- a CDS encoding TraK family protein: MAKPGRIERCMGRVEFRAAEEEILHMHRMGYANKHIYAKLAEEGKLSLAYSTFNGHLRKLLQAKSPTHPDKKPTLIVDKEASMVFTIPSNGNI, from the coding sequence ATGGCTAAACCGGGCCGAATTGAGAGATGCATGGGGCGTGTCGAATTTAGGGCCGCTGAGGAAGAAATATTGCATATGCACAGGATGGGATATGCAAACAAACACATCTACGCCAAATTGGCAGAAGAGGGAAAGCTGAGCTTGGCGTATTCCACGTTCAATGGCCATCTTCGAAAGCTATTACAAGCCAAAAGTCCAACGCATCCTGACAAAAAACCGACTCTCATAGTTGATAAAGAAGCATCGATGGTTTTTACTATACCTTCTAACGGAAATATTTGA